In one window of Oscillospiraceae bacterium DNA:
- the radA gene encoding DNA repair protein RadA: MVNGNKKTVFVCSECGNEHSKWYGKCQACGAWSSLIEESRITKGSSKISAKESIVRSTESVKINDIELNQSETRYKTGINEFDRTLGGGIVKGSVSLISGEPGIGKSTLLLQICRTMDKKVLYVSGEESAEQIKMRAVRLNVDNDSLYVMCETNIEGIMGEIDKIHPDILIIDSIQTTYDPEISSPPGSITQTKQIALSIIEKTKNTGMASLIVGHVNKDGAIAGPKVLEHMVDVVIYFEGERSNSFRILRTIKNRFGSTNEIGVFEMNEAGLCEVGDPSQALLSGRPKNVPGSCTVCIMEGTRPIIAEIQALVTKSVFPSPKRLSQGVDFNRMSLILAVLEKRLGYHLSTQDVYLNIVGGLKIDEPACDAGIMLSLVSGFKNIPISDEVIAIGEIGLAGEIRSVSFLQKRINEAARLGFKIILIPKRNMSKITCPDGVNLIGVTSIFEAIELFNVHNE, from the coding sequence ATGGTAAACGGTAACAAAAAAACTGTATTTGTGTGCTCCGAATGTGGAAATGAGCACAGCAAATGGTATGGAAAATGTCAAGCTTGCGGTGCATGGAGCAGTCTTATTGAAGAATCACGCATTACAAAAGGTTCTTCAAAAATTTCCGCAAAGGAATCCATAGTCAGAAGTACGGAAAGCGTTAAAATCAACGATATTGAGCTCAATCAAAGCGAAACTCGCTACAAAACCGGAATTAATGAATTTGACCGCACTTTGGGTGGCGGCATTGTCAAAGGTTCGGTTTCACTGATAAGCGGTGAGCCCGGCATCGGCAAGTCCACATTACTGCTTCAGATTTGCCGTACCATGGACAAAAAAGTTTTATATGTATCCGGTGAGGAATCTGCCGAGCAGATCAAAATGCGTGCTGTACGCCTTAACGTAGACAACGACTCTCTTTACGTGATGTGTGAGACAAATATTGAAGGTATTATGGGTGAAATTGATAAAATACACCCCGACATACTGATTATAGACTCAATACAGACAACCTATGACCCGGAAATATCATCTCCCCCGGGAAGCATAACCCAGACTAAGCAAATTGCACTTTCTATTATAGAAAAGACAAAAAATACCGGCATGGCTTCTCTGATAGTCGGACATGTCAATAAAGATGGTGCGATTGCAGGCCCCAAGGTGCTGGAACACATGGTAGATGTTGTTATCTATTTTGAAGGCGAGCGTTCAAACTCATTCAGGATACTCCGCACAATCAAAAACCGTTTTGGCTCCACAAACGAAATAGGTGTATTTGAAATGAATGAAGCAGGACTGTGCGAGGTTGGCGACCCAAGCCAGGCACTGCTTTCCGGACGTCCCAAAAATGTTCCCGGCAGCTGTACGGTATGCATCATGGAAGGAACACGCCCAATCATAGCCGAAATACAGGCTCTCGTAACAAAGTCTGTTTTTCCCTCTCCGAAAAGGCTTTCGCAAGGTGTGGATTTCAACCGTATGTCACTGATACTTGCAGTACTGGAAAAACGTCTGGGTTACCATCTTTCAACGCAGGACGTTTATCTGAATATTGTGGGAGGTCTGAAAATCGACGAGCCTGCTTGTGATGCGGGGATCATGCTTTCTCTCGTGTCGGGATTCAAAAACATTCCCATTTCGGACGAAGTTATTGCCATTGGAGAAATAGGTCTTGCGGGTGAAATCCGTTCTGTCAGTTTTTTACAAAAACGCATCAATGAAGCGGCGCGTCTTGGCTTTAAAATTATACTTATACCCAAGCGTAATATGAGCAAGATCACCTGTCCCGATGGTGTTAATCTTATTGGTGTAACCAGCATTTTTGAAGCAATTGAACTTTTCAATGTTCATAATGAATAA
- a CDS encoding recombinase XerC, translating into MKQSSEIINNYISYALNVQGRSRLTCAKYRNDLENFLKYLLVKKKGYEHGDEIDLSEADLRFIRSIRSSDIYDYLLYNAIDLENMPATRARHLSSIKSFFRFLTNKEKVLDENPAVNIDAPSVKNKLPKYMSLDECIALLEAIRTSNQQYRVRDYAIVTLFLNCGMRLSELVNINFSDIESDMSKLKVTGKGSKERVIYLNDACRDALNEYIEFRSAEHSKDSDALFISRNSRRVSNSTVQKMLEKYLILSGLSKRGYSVHKLRHTAATLMYSTGKVDIRVLKDILGHEQLNTTQIYTHISDKSMEDAVNSNPLSNIKKIKK; encoded by the coding sequence GTGAAGCAAAGCTCAGAGATTATCAATAATTATATTTCATATGCTTTAAATGTTCAGGGGCGCTCCCGTCTTACGTGCGCAAAGTACCGTAATGATCTTGAAAATTTTCTCAAGTATTTGCTTGTCAAAAAGAAAGGGTATGAACACGGTGATGAAATAGATCTTTCAGAAGCGGACTTAAGATTTATTCGCTCCATCCGCTCGTCTGACATATATGATTATTTGCTTTACAATGCCATTGATTTGGAAAATATGCCTGCTACAAGGGCGCGCCATCTTTCTTCCATAAAGAGCTTTTTCAGATTTTTGACCAACAAGGAAAAAGTACTGGACGAGAATCCTGCTGTTAATATTGATGCGCCAAGTGTCAAAAATAAACTGCCTAAGTACATGTCGCTCGATGAATGCATTGCGCTTCTCGAAGCCATCCGTACCTCCAATCAGCAATACCGCGTGCGTGATTACGCTATAGTCACTTTGTTTCTTAATTGCGGTATGCGTCTTTCTGAGCTTGTGAATATTAATTTTTCAGATATAGAAAGTGATATGTCCAAGTTAAAGGTTACCGGAAAAGGTTCTAAGGAACGAGTCATTTATCTTAATGATGCCTGCCGTGACGCCTTGAATGAATACATTGAGTTTCGCAGTGCGGAGCACAGTAAAGATTCTGATGCATTGTTTATAAGCCGTAACAGCAGACGGGTCAGCAACAGCACCGTTCAAAAGATGCTTGAAAAATACCTTATTCTTTCGGGACTTTCCAAACGCGGTTACTCGGTTCATAAGCTAAGACACACCGCGGCAACGCTAATGTATTCTACCGGAAAAGTGGATATAAGAGTACTGAAAGACATTTTGGGTCACGAACAGCTTAATACTACACAGATTTATACCCACATAAGCGATAAAAGCATGGAGGACGCTGTCAACAGTAACCCTCTTTCAAACATTAAAAAAATCAAAAAATAA
- a CDS encoding AI-2E family transporter, with amino-acid sequence MKTPLRENKSIIVSLYAFGVIAASILFWLLLNNFGAIGSAFSFLTEILSPFLYALVIAYLLNPVMIFAERVLFNFKNSKKDRKSIRRILSLVFAYIVGALIIAVFLVAIIPQLTKSVETLIENFNSYSANIEQFSESLLERFGGISSVFGEGIESFGDIIDQLLLVIKDSLPLIMNTMKQGVIEVKNFFLGLIISIYLLSGKEKLLSQLKKLLCALLPKNFFSHLLKVATFTHETISDFIVGKILDSAIVGILCFISMSILRLEYALLISFVVGITNVIPYFGPFIGAIPSIIILLIVEPMDGLWFAILILILQQLDGNVIGPKILGESLGLSSFWIIFAIIVMSGFFGLWGMFLGVPIFAVIYNLVSGFINERLTDKKLPTQTSYYANYKGKDAQQ; translated from the coding sequence GTGAAAACACCACTGCGTGAAAACAAAAGTATTATCGTTTCCCTTTACGCATTCGGCGTCATTGCCGCAAGTATTTTGTTTTGGCTTCTGCTTAACAATTTCGGCGCGATCGGATCGGCATTTTCATTTTTAACGGAAATACTAAGTCCGTTTCTTTATGCACTGGTTATTGCGTATCTTCTTAACCCTGTCATGATTTTTGCTGAACGGGTGTTATTCAACTTTAAGAATTCAAAGAAAGACCGCAAATCAATACGGCGCATACTTTCACTTGTTTTTGCCTACATTGTCGGCGCGCTTATAATCGCTGTATTTTTGGTAGCTATTATCCCTCAGCTCACAAAAAGCGTTGAAACACTTATTGAAAATTTCAACTCGTATTCAGCAAATATTGAGCAATTCAGTGAATCTTTGCTGGAGCGCTTCGGCGGAATAAGTTCGGTTTTCGGTGAAGGTATTGAATCATTCGGAGATATTATAGATCAATTGCTTCTGGTTATTAAAGATTCCCTGCCGCTTATAATGAACACTATGAAGCAGGGTGTTATTGAAGTGAAGAATTTCTTCTTAGGGCTTATCATATCTATATATCTGCTTTCGGGAAAAGAAAAATTGCTTTCACAGCTCAAAAAGCTTCTTTGTGCTCTTTTACCCAAGAATTTTTTCTCGCATCTGTTAAAAGTCGCCACATTTACGCACGAAACTATTTCGGATTTTATCGTCGGAAAAATACTGGATTCTGCAATAGTCGGGATACTTTGCTTTATTTCTATGTCAATACTGCGTCTGGAATACGCACTTCTAATAAGCTTTGTGGTAGGTATAACCAACGTAATTCCTTACTTCGGTCCTTTTATCGGTGCAATACCTTCAATAATAATTCTTCTCATTGTTGAACCGATGGATGGTCTATGGTTTGCAATACTTATTCTTATTCTCCAACAACTTGACGGAAATGTTATAGGTCCAAAAATACTCGGAGAGTCTCTTGGTCTTTCCTCTTTCTGGATAATATTCGCAATCATTGTTATGAGCGGATTCTTCGGCCTCTGGGGTATGTTTCTGGGAGTTCCGATATTTGCGGTAATTTACAACCTGGTATCCGGCTTTATCAACGAAAGACTGACTGACAAAAAGCTTCCCACACAAACTTCGTATTATGCGAATTACAAAGGGAAAGATGCGCAACAATAG
- a CDS encoding DUF1858 domain-containing protein — MNEVTKDTIIGDILDFDRETGKFFLEIGMHCLGCPSARGETIEQACEVHGVDCDELISKINEYLAAK; from the coding sequence ATGAACGAAGTAACCAAGGACACAATAATCGGCGATATTCTTGATTTTGACAGAGAAACAGGAAAATTCTTTTTGGAAATTGGCATGCATTGTCTGGGTTGCCCCTCTGCACGCGGTGAGACCATTGAACAGGCTTGCGAGGTTCACGGCGTTGATTGTGACGAGCTCATCAGCAAGATAAATGAGTATCTCGCCGCAAAATAA
- a CDS encoding SAM-dependent methyltransferase yields MSISPQNNSGSGKTELNKRLFKLDQRLSTVYGFIRDGRVFADIGTDHAYLPCYAVLTGKTPSAFACDVKDGPLLHAAATVKKYKLEKQISFVKTYGLINMDKYDFDDIVIAGMGGELICDIIKFSPYLKNPKYNFILQPMLSKDKLREFLFDNGFNIINDVYCVSQGRFYTVINAVYDGQCRSLTPFQSLMGVWDKNNPPKFSKEYALRQVHVLKKRIEGLSVAGKNYDADMELLKELRDFIKS; encoded by the coding sequence ATGAGTATCTCGCCGCAAAATAATTCCGGCAGCGGTAAAACAGAACTGAACAAACGTCTTTTTAAACTTGATCAGCGTTTGTCAACTGTATACGGTTTTATCAGAGATGGGCGTGTCTTTGCCGATATAGGCACTGACCACGCCTATCTTCCTTGTTATGCAGTACTTACCGGAAAAACGCCTTCTGCGTTCGCCTGTGACGTGAAGGACGGACCGCTGTTGCATGCTGCCGCCACTGTGAAAAAATATAAGCTGGAAAAGCAAATCTCATTTGTCAAGACGTACGGTCTTATCAATATGGACAAGTATGATTTTGACGATATTGTAATCGCGGGAATGGGCGGAGAGCTCATTTGCGATATAATCAAGTTCAGCCCTTATCTCAAAAATCCGAAATACAATTTCATATTGCAGCCCATGCTTTCGAAGGATAAGCTTCGCGAATTTTTATTTGATAACGGATTCAATATAATCAATGATGTTTACTGCGTATCGCAAGGACGCTTCTATACAGTTATCAACGCAGTTTACGACGGCCAATGTCGTTCGCTCACCCCGTTTCAGTCTTTGATGGGAGTTTGGGATAAGAATAATCCGCCAAAATTCTCAAAGGAATATGCACTCAGACAGGTGCATGTTCTGAAAAAACGAATTGAAGGGCTTTCCGTTGCAGGGAAAAATTACGATGCAGATATGGAGTTGCTCAAGGAATTAAGAGATTTCATTAAATCATAA
- a CDS encoding phenylacetate--CoA ligase: MNFWQKDIETMKRSDIEALQLAKLKKLVDYCYNNVPFYKKKLDDAKVTADKIKQLSDIKYIPYTTKEDIRDNYPFGLFAVPKKEVVRIHASSGTTGKPTVVGYTKNDVELWTNLVSRIVVSAGATADDVAQVSFGYGLFTGALGLHYGLERIGATVIPASSGNTEKQIMLMEDLGTTTLISTPSYALYMSEVAKEMGKSRENFKLRLGLMGSEGCTDEMRDKLEEAWGLFVTDNYGMSELTGPGVSGECIYRCGLHIAEDHYIPEIISSETLEVLDDPSQSGELVFTTLSKEAFPLLRYRTKDISSLNYEVCQCGRTHVRMKKVTARADDMLKVKGVNVFPSQIESILVKTPHISPNYQLVLTTKNYMDSIEVRVELTDGSLLEKYSELENLQNSIHQNIKTILGIDVKITLLQPKTIERTAGKAKRIVDMRGKKTI, from the coding sequence ATTAATTTTTGGCAAAAAGACATTGAAACCATGAAAAGATCAGATATCGAGGCTCTCCAGCTGGCAAAGCTGAAAAAGCTGGTAGACTACTGTTACAATAATGTTCCCTTCTACAAGAAAAAACTTGACGATGCAAAGGTTACAGCCGATAAAATAAAACAGCTTTCCGATATAAAGTACATACCCTACACTACCAAGGAGGATATACGCGACAACTATCCCTTTGGGTTGTTTGCCGTACCTAAAAAAGAGGTAGTAAGAATTCATGCTTCTTCCGGCACAACCGGAAAACCTACCGTTGTCGGTTACACAAAAAATGATGTGGAGCTATGGACAAACCTTGTTTCTCGTATTGTTGTTTCCGCAGGTGCAACCGCGGATGATGTTGCGCAGGTTTCTTTCGGGTACGGACTTTTCACAGGTGCTTTGGGTCTTCACTATGGTCTCGAACGCATTGGTGCCACCGTTATTCCCGCTTCAAGCGGCAACACTGAAAAGCAGATAATGCTCATGGAGGATCTTGGAACCACAACCCTTATTTCCACCCCCTCTTATGCTCTGTATATGTCCGAGGTCGCTAAGGAAATGGGCAAAAGCCGTGAGAACTTCAAGCTCCGTCTCGGTCTTATGGGCTCAGAGGGTTGTACCGATGAAATGCGTGATAAGCTTGAAGAAGCTTGGGGACTTTTTGTAACAGATAACTACGGAATGAGCGAGCTAACAGGTCCGGGTGTTTCGGGTGAATGTATATACCGTTGCGGTCTGCACATTGCCGAAGATCACTATATTCCCGAAATTATATCTTCCGAAACCCTTGAGGTTCTTGACGATCCTTCGCAATCGGGTGAATTGGTGTTCACCACACTTTCCAAGGAAGCGTTCCCGCTTCTCAGATATCGTACCAAGGATATTTCAAGCTTAAACTACGAAGTATGTCAGTGCGGAAGAACACATGTACGTATGAAAAAAGTTACAGCACGCGCGGACGACATGCTAAAAGTAAAGGGTGTTAATGTATTCCCTTCACAGATTGAAAGCATCCTTGTTAAAACACCTCATATCAGTCCCAACTACCAGCTTGTTCTCACCACCAAGAATTACATGGACAGCATCGAAGTCCGTGTTGAGCTTACCGACGGTTCACTGCTTGAAAAGTATTCTGAGCTTGAAAATCTTCAGAATTCCATACACCAGAACATCAAAACAATTTTGGGAATAGATGTTAAAATCACCCTGCTTCAGCCCAAGACAATCGAGCGTACAGCAGGCAAGGCGAAACGCATCGTTGACATGCGCGGAAAGAAAACAATTTAA
- a CDS encoding AI-2E family transporter has product MKNNFNRDCLRAAILLLLFIIAVMLFYTVIKSPTAVFENLLAFSEVFKSITIAFIIAYILNPVVNFFKDKILSPIKNEKASMAVSVALTYLIVIVLIGIFIWLLLPALVKNIHVFVLNFNLYLERFNSLADSLSRNIYFGGKFFVSIKDILASAATAVTGWISGNFLNLVNFVFKTTDIFIELIVSIFISIYMLYSRVELTSQIKKAMLALLPRSLCDGIMRITAIIHESFSSYMSGVFVSAFITGGLCWICMWIFGLEYAPLISLIVLITDIIPYFGPFIGAGLGTLLIFLAKPTDALYFLVLIIILQQITSNVINPGIIGKATGLDSIYVIISIIIMGGFFGITGMLIGVPVFVILLKATRKFISYRTKEKNCENTTA; this is encoded by the coding sequence TTGAAGAACAACTTTAACAGAGATTGCCTGCGTGCGGCAATTCTTCTGCTTTTGTTTATTATTGCTGTCATGCTTTTTTACACTGTAATCAAATCCCCCACCGCTGTTTTTGAAAATTTGCTGGCATTTTCTGAAGTCTTTAAGAGTATAACCATAGCATTTATCATCGCTTATATTCTGAATCCGGTGGTAAACTTTTTCAAAGACAAAATATTATCACCGATAAAAAACGAAAAAGCTTCAATGGCTGTTTCCGTTGCGTTGACATATTTAATTGTCATTGTACTGATTGGCATTTTTATATGGCTTTTATTGCCCGCATTAGTCAAAAACATACATGTTTTTGTTTTAAACTTTAATCTTTATCTTGAACGTTTTAATTCACTTGCAGATAGTTTATCCCGCAATATATATTTCGGAGGTAAATTTTTCGTTTCAATAAAAGACATACTGGCAAGTGCCGCTACGGCCGTGACCGGCTGGATCAGCGGAAATTTCCTTAATCTTGTTAATTTTGTTTTTAAAACCACCGATATTTTTATTGAATTGATTGTTTCTATTTTCATTTCGATATATATGCTGTATTCCCGCGTCGAACTCACCTCGCAAATTAAAAAAGCGATGCTTGCACTGCTGCCAAGAAGCCTATGCGACGGCATTATGCGGATTACCGCCATCATTCATGAGAGCTTTTCGAGCTACATGTCGGGTGTGTTCGTTTCCGCCTTTATTACAGGCGGCTTGTGCTGGATTTGTATGTGGATATTCGGTCTTGAATACGCACCTCTTATAAGCCTGATTGTGCTTATTACTGACATTATCCCCTACTTCGGGCCGTTTATCGGTGCCGGCTTAGGTACCCTGTTGATATTTCTGGCTAAGCCAACCGATGCTTTATATTTTTTAGTCCTCATAATTATTTTGCAGCAAATAACATCAAATGTAATCAACCCCGGTATAATCGGCAAGGCTACCGGTCTTGATTCAATATACGTTATAATTTCTATAATTATTATGGGCGGTTTTTTCGGTATAACAGGAATGCTTATCGGAGTCCCCGTATTTGTCATACTTCTGAAAGCCACCAGAAAGTTTATTTCTTACAGAACAAAGGAGAAAAACTGTGAAAACACCACTGCGTGA
- a CDS encoding N-acetylmuramoyl-L-alanine amidase, translating to MSDRKNANIFIVKFLLFLIIFTAIFILISRTGYITAGKRMFPDYNAVLTVNKTPQKKRQVIVIDPGHGGPDNGASGINGIAEKNINLEVSKKLGEILSIMDFDVKFTRSEDISPGNSDKFIKRNDLLYRVEFTRGFEEPLFVSIHMNKFGIEKYSGTQVFFSKNNPSSEILAIKIQRTIRRLIQQHNHREVKKAGSSIFILDRLETPAALVECGFLSNVAESQLLSQDDYQKKLAFCLAMGIADYFNQ from the coding sequence ATGAGCGACAGAAAAAACGCAAATATATTTATTGTCAAATTCTTACTGTTCCTGATTATCTTTACAGCGATATTTATATTGATTTCGCGCACGGGATATATAACTGCCGGAAAAAGAATGTTTCCTGATTATAATGCCGTTCTTACCGTAAATAAGACCCCGCAAAAAAAACGTCAGGTGATTGTTATTGATCCGGGGCACGGTGGTCCCGATAACGGAGCGAGCGGCATAAACGGTATTGCGGAAAAAAACATCAACTTAGAGGTTTCAAAAAAACTTGGGGAAATACTTTCAATTATGGATTTTGACGTTAAATTTACCCGTTCTGAAGATATTTCTCCCGGAAATTCCGACAAATTCATTAAGCGCAACGACCTGTTATACCGTGTTGAATTCACACGCGGGTTTGAGGAACCGTTGTTTGTAAGTATACATATGAATAAATTCGGTATTGAAAAATACAGTGGAACACAAGTGTTTTTTTCGAAAAATAATCCATCTTCCGAAATACTGGCAATTAAAATCCAACGTACAATACGACGTCTTATTCAACAGCACAACCACCGTGAGGTAAAAAAAGCAGGCTCTTCGATTTTTATACTTGACCGTCTTGAAACGCCTGCCGCACTTGTTGAATGCGGTTTTTTATCAAATGTCGCCGAGTCACAGCTGTTATCACAGGACGATTATCAAAAAAAATTGGCATTTTGTTTAGCAATGGGAATTGCAGACTATTTTAATCAATAA
- a CDS encoding fibronectin/fibrinogen-binding protein — protein MAFDAGMVCAVANELNTALNGAKIEKVFMPEKDEIHFLVHSGRESRRLLISASSSNPRILITDKTKENPPSPPMLCMQLRKHLTGGRIVRVEQIDFERVIRIEIECYDELGFLTKRNIYFEIMGKHSNIIFCDANDKILNAVRPVDFSVSLLRQILPGIKYELPPKQNKANPLEASKEVFFTAFTEYPQDRPAEKFITDTYLGISSLIAREIVFRSCGNSSAILSLCSSDKLWFYFTDIINIIRTKEFSPTILFKTADSTAPFEYAFCAIRQYGSAALVKSADNFSSLLDEFFSTRDKNDRIKQRSQDIFHLLCNTQNRLLKKIELQQAEISDCSDMEQVKLYGDLITQNIYAIKRGDSIAKCINYFEEACPTLDIPLDVQLSPSQNAQKYYKAYNKKKSAKSILAGQLENARKELEYIDTVFDALTRAQSERDLDEIREELSCWGYAKRIRSNLKMAQKPKKVVITEFTSPNGYKVLMGKNNVQNDYLTTQLAEKSDYWFHVKDFPGSHVVLCTNDEEPPAEDFTFAAALAAENSKAKGGVNIAVDYAFIRNVKKPAGSKPGYVIYDNYWTAYVTPSKVLGN, from the coding sequence ATGGCATTTGATGCAGGTATGGTTTGCGCCGTTGCAAACGAGTTGAATACTGCTTTAAACGGTGCAAAAATTGAAAAGGTTTTTATGCCCGAAAAAGATGAAATACATTTTCTCGTTCATTCGGGACGTGAAAGCCGACGTCTGCTGATTTCTGCGAGTTCTTCAAATCCGAGAATTCTTATCACCGACAAGACTAAGGAGAATCCTCCATCGCCACCGATGCTTTGCATGCAGCTCCGCAAACATCTTACAGGCGGAAGAATAGTTCGTGTGGAACAAATAGACTTCGAACGCGTCATAAGAATAGAAATAGAATGCTATGACGAGTTGGGATTTCTGACAAAACGAAATATTTATTTCGAAATTATGGGAAAACACAGTAACATTATTTTTTGCGATGCAAATGATAAAATACTTAATGCTGTAAGACCTGTTGATTTTTCGGTTTCCCTTTTACGTCAGATACTTCCGGGTATAAAATATGAGCTTCCTCCCAAGCAGAATAAGGCTAATCCTTTGGAAGCTTCAAAAGAAGTTTTTTTCACTGCATTTACAGAATATCCGCAGGACCGTCCTGCTGAAAAATTCATAACGGATACTTATCTGGGTATATCTTCGCTGATTGCGCGTGAAATTGTATTCCGTTCATGCGGTAATTCGTCTGCAATTCTTTCTCTATGCAGCTCAGATAAATTATGGTTCTATTTTACAGATATTATTAACATCATCCGCACGAAAGAGTTTTCCCCCACTATACTTTTCAAAACCGCCGATTCAACTGCGCCCTTTGAATATGCTTTTTGTGCTATACGACAATACGGAAGTGCGGCGCTTGTTAAATCAGCTGATAACTTCAGCTCACTTTTAGATGAATTCTTTTCAACTCGTGACAAGAACGACAGAATAAAGCAGCGTTCGCAGGACATTTTTCATCTGCTTTGCAATACACAAAACCGACTTTTGAAAAAAATAGAGCTTCAACAAGCAGAGATATCGGATTGCTCCGACATGGAGCAGGTGAAGCTTTACGGAGACCTTATAACGCAGAATATATATGCAATCAAGCGCGGTGACAGCATTGCGAAATGTATAAATTATTTTGAGGAGGCTTGCCCGACTCTTGACATTCCGCTTGATGTCCAGCTCTCACCTTCGCAGAACGCGCAAAAGTATTACAAAGCCTACAATAAGAAAAAGTCCGCAAAATCCATACTTGCAGGTCAACTTGAAAATGCGCGCAAGGAGCTCGAGTACATTGACACCGTTTTTGATGCTCTTACGAGAGCACAGAGCGAACGTGACCTTGATGAAATACGCGAAGAGCTGTCATGCTGGGGTTATGCAAAACGGATACGTTCAAACCTTAAAATGGCTCAAAAGCCAAAAAAGGTCGTAATTACCGAGTTTACCTCCCCTAACGGATACAAAGTACTCATGGGCAAAAACAATGTGCAAAATGACTATCTAACCACACAATTAGCGGAAAAGTCCGACTATTGGTTCCACGTCAAAGATTTTCCCGGCTCGCATGTCGTACTGTGTACAAACGATGAAGAACCGCCGGCAGAGGATTTCACCTTTGCCGCCGCACTTGCTGCTGAGAATTCCAAAGCAAAGGGTGGAGTAAATATTGCTGTGGACTATGCATTTATTCGAAACGTTAAAAAGCCCGCAGGCTCAAAGCCGGGATATGTAATTTATGACAATTACTGGACGGCATATGTCACCCCTTCCAAAGTACTCGGCAACTAA
- a CDS encoding Nif3-like dinuclear metal center hexameric protein, whose protein sequence is MDIKRITDYFDEIAPSSRSAEWDNDGIMLMCAKDIQRVVVTLDVTTEAVKCALENGAQLIISHHPIIFHPIKSICDDYVSENIKRLIKSDISVLSYHTRMDASDVGINQYILNRLGLGSITPFGLFNGDMTGRIGSFVMPLSFEEVCQRIKHLFRCDNFTYTATDKMIKSIAVVSGGGSEYMDSAADHGADLYISGEFKHHHYLKAQEIGFPLIGIDHFHCENVFTDLVCEILKEKFNELDIIKNTSKPPFNTMN, encoded by the coding sequence ATGGATATTAAAAGAATTACAGATTATTTCGATGAAATCGCCCCATCATCCCGAAGTGCTGAATGGGACAACGACGGAATAATGCTGATGTGTGCAAAGGATATTCAGCGTGTCGTGGTGACTTTGGATGTTACTACCGAAGCTGTGAAGTGTGCATTGGAAAACGGCGCACAGCTTATTATAAGCCACCACCCTATTATATTTCACCCAATAAAGAGCATATGCGACGACTATGTGAGTGAAAACATAAAAAGACTTATAAAAAGCGATATTTCCGTACTCTCCTACCACACGCGAATGGATGCATCGGACGTGGGAATTAATCAGTATATTCTGAACAGATTAGGACTTGGCAGTATAACACCCTTTGGTCTTTTTAATGGTGACATGACGGGCAGAATCGGTTCTTTCGTGATGCCTTTATCATTTGAAGAAGTTTGCCAAAGAATTAAGCACCTGTTCAGATGTGATAATTTCACCTACACCGCCACGGATAAAATGATCAAAAGCATTGCCGTTGTCTCCGGTGGGGGTAGCGAATACATGGACAGTGCCGCCGATCATGGTGCTGACTTATATATTTCCGGTGAATTCAAACATCACCACTATTTGAAAGCGCAAGAAATTGGCTTCCCGCTGATCGGTATTGACCATTTCCATTGTGAAAATGTATTTACAGATTTGGTCTGCGAGATTCTGAAAGAAAAATTCAACGAACTTGATATTATTAAAAACACATCAAAACCACCATTTAACACTATGAATTGA
- a CDS encoding YlmC/YmxH family sporulation protein, with the protein MENFSEKTVTVEQLHEKEVISIADGKRLGYPCDVHMDLCNGRIVAIVLPACGGFFGLSAKSDEIIISWENIEKIGKDIILVKCAPIVKCERKECDRKRKIF; encoded by the coding sequence ATGGAAAATTTTAGCGAAAAAACAGTAACAGTGGAGCAATTACACGAAAAAGAGGTAATAAGTATTGCGGACGGAAAAAGACTTGGATATCCGTGTGATGTGCATATGGATTTATGCAACGGAAGAATAGTGGCAATTGTGCTTCCTGCCTGCGGAGGTTTCTTTGGATTGAGTGCCAAATCCGATGAAATAATTATATCATGGGAAAACATCGAAAAAATCGGAAAGGATATTATACTTGTGAAATGTGCCCCGATAGTCAAGTGCGAACGAAAAGAGTGTGATAGGAAAAGAAAAATATTTTAG